A region from the Mycobacterium heidelbergense genome encodes:
- the rpmG gene encoding 50S ribosomal protein L33, whose protein sequence is MARNEIRLIVKLRSTAGTGYTYVTRKNRRNDPDRLVLRKYDPVIRRHVDFREER, encoded by the coding sequence ATGGCGCGCAACGAAATCCGCCTCATCGTCAAACTCCGGTCGACGGCGGGCACCGGCTACACCTACGTGACCCGCAAGAACCGGCGCAACGACCCCGACCGGCTGGTGCTGCGCAAATACGACCCGGTGATTCGCCGCCACGTCGACTTCCGGGAGGAGCGCTGA
- the rpmB gene encoding 50S ribosomal protein L28, whose translation MSAQCQVTGRAPGFGNAVSHSHRRTARRWSPNIQLKTYYLPSEGRRIRLRVSAKGIKVIDRDGIEAVVARLRREGQRI comes from the coding sequence GTGTCTGCCCAGTGCCAAGTCACCGGCCGCGCGCCGGGTTTCGGTAACGCGGTGTCGCATTCGCATCGCCGGACCGCTCGGCGCTGGTCGCCCAACATCCAGCTCAAGACGTACTACCTGCCGTCGGAGGGCCGCCGCATTCGGCTGCGGGTCAGCGCCAAGGGGATCAAGGTCATCGACCGCGACGGCATCGAGGCCGTCGTGGCACGGCTGCGCCGCGAAGGGCAGCGAATCTGA
- the mrf gene encoding ribosome hibernation factor-recruiting GTPase MRF, with protein MRTPVILVAGQNDTAPVVGALLRAPGTLVVEHRFDGHVVRRTMMILQRGVVTTAEAGLELAHGCVSCTIRNDLLVLLRQLHRRDDVDRVVVHLAPWLEPEPICLAINGVRVRVAPGYVDGPAALDVSIAAVVTCVDSSVWLGQALGDAGLDDGRTQAQVVVGQAEFADMAVLNRADPFVAAVLRRLSPRARVIVGADGIEHALDNLVRDARCGRSDDPHGPLLAGQPPLESRGPINLVEFNARRPFHPARLHACLDLLLEGVIRTRGRLWLASQPEQAMWLESAGGGLRVSSAGKWLAALTASELAGIDVERRAFAELAWDDEYGDRHTAMTVLACGADTAEVLDALDGALLTDEELRDPRGWIRYDDPFGDWHEDPCAALAETSQNAPAHQAQDKDR; from the coding sequence ATGCGGACGCCCGTCATCCTGGTGGCCGGCCAGAACGACACCGCCCCGGTCGTGGGGGCATTGCTACGCGCACCCGGGACGCTGGTCGTCGAGCACCGCTTCGACGGTCACGTGGTGCGGCGGACGATGATGATCCTGCAACGCGGGGTGGTGACGACCGCGGAGGCGGGCCTCGAACTCGCGCACGGGTGCGTGTCGTGCACCATCCGCAACGACCTGTTGGTGCTGTTGCGTCAGCTGCACCGCCGCGACGACGTCGACCGCGTCGTGGTGCATCTGGCGCCATGGCTGGAACCCGAGCCGATTTGCCTGGCCATCAACGGGGTTCGGGTGCGCGTGGCCCCCGGCTACGTCGATGGTCCCGCGGCCCTCGATGTGTCGATCGCTGCGGTGGTGACCTGTGTCGATTCATCGGTGTGGCTCGGCCAGGCGCTCGGTGACGCCGGGCTCGACGACGGGCGCACCCAGGCCCAGGTGGTGGTCGGGCAGGCCGAATTCGCCGACATGGCCGTGTTGAACCGCGCCGACCCGTTCGTGGCCGCGGTGCTGCGCCGCCTGTCACCGCGGGCGCGTGTGATCGTGGGCGCCGACGGCATCGAGCACGCTCTGGACAACCTGGTCCGCGACGCGCGGTGCGGCCGGAGCGACGATCCGCACGGTCCGCTGCTGGCCGGACAGCCGCCCCTGGAGTCTCGGGGCCCGATCAACCTGGTCGAGTTCAATGCCCGACGCCCTTTCCATCCCGCCCGTTTGCACGCGTGCCTGGACCTGCTGTTGGAGGGCGTCATCCGCACCAGGGGACGGCTTTGGCTCGCCAGCCAGCCCGAGCAGGCGATGTGGTTGGAATCGGCCGGCGGCGGGCTGCGGGTCAGTTCGGCGGGCAAGTGGCTGGCCGCGCTGACGGCCTCGGAGCTGGCCGGCATCGACGTGGAGCGACGCGCCTTCGCCGAGCTCGCCTGGGACGACGAATACGGGGATCGGCATACGGCGATGACCGTCCTGGCGTGCGGCGCCGACACCGCCGAAGTCCTCGACGCCCTGGACGGCGCGTTGCTCACCGACGAGGAGCTTCGCGATCCCCGGGGCTGGATTCGCTACGACGATCCGTTCGGCGACTGGCACGAAGACCCCTGCGCCGCCCTCGCGGAAACCTCCCAGAACGCGCCCGCCCACCAAGCCCAGGACAAGGACCGCTGA
- a CDS encoding type B 50S ribosomal protein L31: MKPGIHPDYHPVVFQDAATGATFLTRSTIQSSRTIEWQTPHGVRSYPLVVVDVTSDSHPFWTGGRRIVDTAGQVEKFHRRYGSRRGPALERGDDAAE, encoded by the coding sequence ATGAAGCCCGGCATCCACCCCGATTACCACCCCGTCGTCTTCCAGGATGCGGCGACCGGCGCCACGTTCTTGACCCGATCGACCATACAAAGTTCGCGCACCATCGAGTGGCAGACGCCGCACGGCGTACGGAGCTATCCGCTTGTCGTCGTCGATGTCACGTCCGATTCACACCCGTTCTGGACCGGCGGACGCCGGATCGTCGACACCGCCGGGCAAGTGGAGAAATTCCACCGCCGCTACGGCAGCCGCCGAGGACCCGCGCTCGAGCGCGGTGACGACGCGGCTGAGTGA
- a CDS encoding metal ABC transporter solute-binding protein, Zn/Mn family — protein MVSVDQWGDIVSELGGACANVKTVLAGSSVDPHDYEPSPADAACFTGARLVVVNGAGYDAWASKLAASSAVGAHLVSAAAVTKTPDGANPHLWYLPSAVTEVADAVTGEFSKLDPQATDYFTQRRAQFAAAIAPYTGLIAKIKAGAAGKSYAATETIFDYQAQALGLVNKTPEGYRRASASESDPSPGDIDSFRSALAGRRIDVLIYNTQTEGSIPEQIRTAAEQAGVPVVDVTETVAPGQTSFEGWQYTQLVALGKALGVPA, from the coding sequence GTGGTCAGCGTCGATCAGTGGGGCGACATCGTGTCCGAGCTCGGCGGCGCGTGCGCGAACGTCAAAACCGTGCTGGCCGGCTCGTCCGTCGACCCGCACGACTACGAGCCGTCGCCGGCCGATGCGGCTTGCTTCACGGGCGCCAGGCTTGTCGTGGTCAACGGCGCCGGCTACGACGCGTGGGCATCCAAGCTGGCCGCCAGCTCCGCCGTCGGCGCCCACCTGGTGAGCGCCGCGGCGGTCACGAAGACACCGGATGGTGCCAACCCGCACCTGTGGTACCTGCCGTCGGCCGTGACCGAGGTCGCCGACGCGGTGACCGGAGAGTTCAGCAAGCTCGACCCGCAGGCCACTGACTACTTCACGCAGCGCCGGGCCCAGTTCGCCGCCGCGATAGCCCCGTATACCGGGCTGATCGCCAAGATCAAGGCCGGGGCGGCGGGCAAGTCCTACGCGGCCACCGAAACGATCTTTGACTACCAGGCGCAGGCACTGGGCCTGGTCAACAAGACCCCGGAGGGTTACCGGCGGGCCTCCGCCAGCGAGTCCGACCCGTCGCCGGGCGACATCGATTCCTTCCGCAGCGCGCTGGCCGGCCGGCGGATCGACGTCTTGATCTACAACACCCAGACCGAGGGTTCGATCCCCGAGCAGATTCGCACGGCCGCCGAACAGGCGGGGGTGCCCGTCGTCGACGTGACCGAGACCGTCGCTCCCGGGCAGACCTCGTTCGAGGGCTGGCAGTACACCCAGCTCGTCGCATTGGGCAAGGCGCTCGGTGTCCCCGCCTGA
- a CDS encoding metal ABC transporter ATP-binding protein gives MSPPEVAATPAALAFTDVSAIRGGRLVWSHATFTVPAGGIVAVIGSNGSGKTTLLQMVLGLIPAARGKIEVFGGRPGQANDRIGYVPQHYAETSGEAVRAIDVVLLGLTGRRWAFGRSTEAQRRQVDRALAAVEATDIAGRRLSTLSGGQRQRVALAAALVAEPQMLILDEPLASLDLHSQRDIVALLARLHAQLGVTILVVAHDLNPLLPILDSAIYLLDGQPRYAPIDDVVDDALLTHLYGIPIQVAHNLRGERYMRSTL, from the coding sequence GTGTCCCCGCCTGAGGTCGCCGCCACTCCCGCCGCGCTGGCGTTCACCGACGTCAGTGCGATCCGCGGCGGACGGCTCGTCTGGTCACACGCCACCTTCACCGTGCCCGCCGGCGGCATCGTTGCCGTCATCGGATCCAACGGATCGGGCAAGACCACCCTCTTGCAGATGGTCCTCGGCCTGATCCCGGCCGCCCGCGGCAAGATCGAGGTGTTCGGCGGCCGCCCCGGCCAGGCCAATGACCGCATCGGCTACGTGCCGCAGCACTATGCCGAAACCTCGGGGGAGGCCGTCCGCGCGATCGATGTGGTGCTGCTCGGACTCACCGGGCGGCGGTGGGCGTTCGGGCGCAGCACCGAGGCCCAACGCAGGCAGGTCGACCGGGCGTTGGCCGCCGTCGAGGCCACCGACATCGCCGGCCGGCGCCTGTCGACGCTCTCCGGGGGGCAGCGCCAACGCGTCGCGCTCGCCGCGGCTCTGGTGGCGGAACCACAAATGCTGATCCTCGACGAACCGCTGGCGTCGTTGGATCTGCATAGCCAGCGTGACATCGTCGCCCTGCTGGCCCGGCTGCACGCGCAGCTGGGGGTGACGATCCTGGTGGTGGCCCACGACCTCAACCCACTGCTGCCCATCCTCGACAGCGCGATCTATCTGCTCGACGGGCAGCCGCGCTACGCACCCATCGACGATGTGGTGGACGATGCGCTGCTCACCCATTTGTACGGCATTCCGATCCAAGTCGCGCATAACCTGCGCGGGGAGCGGTATATGAGGAGCACATTGTGA
- a CDS encoding metal ABC transporter permease — MGNALVGGTIVALAAGLIGYFVVVRHTAFAAHALAHIGFPGATGAVLLGVPVVAGLGVFCIGGALVIGVLGKRAADREVVTGTVLAMASGLGLFFNSLATKSSSTITNVLFGNLLAVSHDQLVSFAILLAVLGLGVGIIYRPLLFSSVNAVVAEAKGVPVRALSMIFMALLGLTVTMAVQAVGTLLLFALVVTPAATAIMLTPRPVVAMVVSTAISLSAVWLGLGASAMLNLPPSFPIVTVACVIWLTVWLVNRHGRAAAQGLDASPGASLTLASVSTGPGSASGRLTIS, encoded by the coding sequence ATGGGCAACGCGCTGGTGGGCGGTACCATCGTGGCGCTGGCGGCGGGGTTGATCGGCTACTTCGTCGTGGTGCGGCACACCGCCTTCGCCGCGCATGCCTTGGCGCACATCGGATTTCCCGGCGCGACGGGCGCGGTCCTGTTGGGCGTGCCCGTCGTCGCCGGGCTCGGCGTGTTCTGCATCGGCGGGGCGCTGGTGATCGGAGTATTGGGCAAGCGTGCCGCCGATCGGGAGGTGGTCACCGGCACCGTCTTGGCCATGGCGAGCGGTCTCGGCTTGTTCTTCAACTCGCTGGCCACCAAGAGCTCGAGCACCATCACCAACGTGTTGTTCGGCAATCTGCTCGCTGTCTCTCACGATCAACTGGTCAGCTTCGCGATCCTGCTGGCGGTGTTGGGGCTCGGCGTCGGGATCATCTACCGGCCCCTTCTGTTCAGCTCGGTCAACGCCGTGGTCGCCGAGGCCAAAGGCGTGCCCGTTCGCGCGTTATCCATGATCTTCATGGCGCTGCTCGGACTTACCGTCACCATGGCCGTCCAAGCCGTCGGCACGTTGCTGTTGTTCGCCCTGGTGGTCACTCCCGCCGCGACCGCAATCATGCTGACTCCCCGCCCCGTCGTGGCCATGGTGGTCTCGACGGCGATCAGCTTGAGCGCGGTGTGGCTTGGGCTTGGTGCGTCGGCGATGCTGAACCTGCCACCAAGCTTCCCCATCGTCACCGTCGCCTGCGTGATCTGGTTGACGGTCTGGCTGGTCAACCGCCACGGAAGGGCTGCCGCCCAGGGATTGGACGCATCGCCGGGGGCGTCGCTCACGCTCGCCTCGGTGTCGACGGGACCCGGATCGGCTTCGGGGCGTCTTACGATCTCCTGA
- a CDS encoding alpha/beta fold hydrolase, which translates to MTSTPTAPETFSTQVTGGVRIVADRLGDPEARAVVFLHGGGQTRRSWAKAAAAVARRGWQAVTIDLRGHGESDWSSDGDYRVVSFAGDVQDVLRNLPARPVLVGASLGGFTSMLLAGELAPGIASAVVLVDIVPNMEQSGANRIHAFMADRVESGFGSLEEVADAIAEYNPHRPRPTDLEGLTTNLRRRGDRWYWHWDPQFISGTAALPPLEVTDAHRMHAAVDAILRSGVPMLLIRGQMSDLVSQQRADEFLALFPQVEFADVRGAGHMVAGDRNDIFAEAVLDFLARHVDGR; encoded by the coding sequence ATGACCTCGACGCCGACGGCACCGGAAACGTTCTCGACCCAGGTGACCGGTGGCGTTCGCATCGTCGCCGACCGCCTGGGCGATCCGGAAGCGCGCGCCGTGGTGTTCCTGCATGGCGGCGGGCAGACCCGCCGCTCGTGGGCCAAGGCCGCGGCCGCCGTCGCTCGGCGCGGGTGGCAGGCCGTGACGATCGACCTGCGCGGTCATGGAGAATCCGACTGGTCCAGCGACGGCGACTACCGCGTCGTCAGCTTCGCCGGTGACGTCCAAGACGTGCTGCGCAACCTACCCGCGCGACCCGTGCTGGTGGGCGCGTCCCTGGGTGGATTCACCTCGATGCTGCTGGCGGGGGAACTCGCGCCGGGCATTGCCAGCGCCGTCGTTTTGGTCGACATCGTGCCGAACATGGAGCAGTCCGGCGCGAATCGGATCCATGCCTTCATGGCCGACCGGGTGGAGTCGGGGTTCGGTTCACTGGAAGAGGTCGCCGACGCGATCGCCGAATACAACCCGCATCGGCCCCGACCCACCGATCTGGAAGGTCTGACCACCAACCTGCGCCGCCGCGGGGATCGCTGGTACTGGCATTGGGATCCGCAGTTCATCAGCGGCACCGCGGCGCTTCCCCCTCTCGAGGTCACCGACGCCCATCGCATGCACGCGGCCGTCGACGCGATACTGCGTAGCGGCGTGCCGATGCTTTTGATCCGGGGTCAGATGAGTGACCTCGTCAGCCAACAGCGCGCCGACGAGTTTCTCGCGCTATTCCCGCAGGTCGAGTTCGCCGACGTGCGTGGCGCGGGGCACATGGTCGCCGGCGATCGCAACGACATTTTCGCCGAGGCCGTCCTGGATTTCCTCGCCCGGCACGTCGACGGCCGGTGA
- a CDS encoding S1 family peptidase: MTMRWLQGSGLVGAVVMAATALANPVQAHPGVTPGIKVEAEKSACTAGFAAQGDDGSYYLMTSGHCDPHDDSAWTYGNNVPLGRITASEQEGDARDAAIILLDPSVGAPTGHIGGKYLVRDVLSATQIQLGMPFCKIGAVTGETCGVVKDVEGDVVEASVLSLNGDSGSPGFVKNPDGTVSAVGLLMSSPDGDDNTTYFALVNPLLGRWGLRILP; the protein is encoded by the coding sequence GTGACCATGCGTTGGTTGCAGGGGTCGGGGCTGGTCGGTGCCGTGGTCATGGCCGCGACGGCGTTAGCGAACCCGGTGCAGGCGCATCCGGGCGTTACGCCGGGCATCAAGGTCGAGGCCGAAAAGAGCGCGTGCACAGCGGGTTTCGCCGCCCAAGGCGACGACGGCAGCTACTACCTCATGACCAGCGGACACTGCGACCCGCATGACGACTCGGCCTGGACCTACGGGAACAACGTCCCCCTCGGGAGGATCACCGCCAGCGAGCAGGAGGGTGATGCGAGGGACGCCGCGATCATCCTCCTCGACCCGAGCGTCGGCGCGCCCACGGGCCACATCGGTGGCAAATATTTGGTCCGGGATGTGTTGAGCGCCACACAGATTCAGCTCGGCATGCCGTTCTGCAAGATCGGTGCGGTCACCGGCGAGACCTGTGGCGTCGTCAAGGACGTGGAGGGAGACGTCGTCGAAGCCAGCGTGTTAAGCCTCAACGGTGACAGCGGCAGCCCCGGGTTTGTGAAGAATCCGGACGGAACCGTGAGCGCGGTCGGCCTGTTGATGTCTTCGCCTGATGGTGACGACAACACGACGTATTTCGCGCTGGTGAACCCACTGCTCGGCAGGTGGGGCTTGCGCATTCTGCCCTGA
- a CDS encoding lipoprotein LpqH has protein sequence MKRGIVVGVAGVAVMVAACAGCSSNKSNTGASSSAPAPAGPQIIVDGQSQNVTGQVTCNSANGVTTIGIGDATAGIGAVVSNDNPPIVHSVGLGGVNGVTLGFSDAAPNQGSNAGAAVNGKSYAIKGTASGVDMSNPQQPQPVTKSFEMDVTCP, from the coding sequence GTGAAGCGTGGGATCGTGGTCGGCGTGGCGGGCGTGGCCGTCATGGTCGCGGCTTGTGCCGGCTGTTCGAGCAACAAATCCAACACGGGCGCGTCGAGTTCGGCGCCGGCGCCGGCCGGCCCGCAGATCATCGTCGACGGTCAGAGCCAGAACGTCACCGGCCAGGTCACTTGCAACTCGGCCAACGGCGTCACCACCATTGGCATCGGTGACGCGACGGCCGGAATCGGGGCCGTGGTCAGCAACGACAACCCGCCCATCGTCCATTCGGTCGGACTGGGCGGCGTCAACGGAGTCACGCTCGGTTTCTCCGACGCCGCTCCCAACCAGGGCAGCAACGCAGGGGCCGCGGTCAACGGCAAGTCCTACGCGATCAAGGGCACCGCGTCGGGTGTCGACATGAGCAATCCGCAGCAGCCGCAACCGGTGACCAAGTCGTTCGAGATGGACGTGACCTGCCCGTAG
- a CDS encoding MAP_0585 family protein yields the protein MKRVVGAAAVAAGVGISAMTLNPGFANSAPLDPPPPCPNCHGGGGGGGGNPGSPGGAPGGGSQAPQSPPQTHEPPSTQSTAPPATQSTAPPATHSTQPPATQSTAPPATQSTQPPATHSTQPPVTQTTQPSWTRGSEPSRTETTAPGAQTTPPSAQTTAPANGHTPPSNPGARPALNPPATQPPHPPYIPRGTYVSANAQIGGPGDVTTGFSIVGHGAPPPPPPRGFGWNDGPAPGHPPPHWVGPPPPGGWGGPPPAGGWNRPWSGPPRDVAVARADFGPFNYNTFTVLPVFNWQFGGWGYWFFGVWVPLY from the coding sequence ATGAAACGTGTCGTCGGTGCGGCGGCGGTCGCGGCGGGCGTGGGCATCTCGGCAATGACGCTGAACCCGGGCTTCGCCAACTCCGCCCCGCTGGACCCACCGCCGCCGTGCCCGAACTGCCACGGCGGCGGTGGCGGTGGCGGTGGCAACCCGGGCAGTCCCGGCGGCGCGCCGGGAGGCGGATCGCAGGCCCCGCAAAGCCCCCCGCAGACCCACGAGCCGCCGAGTACCCAAAGCACGGCGCCCCCGGCGACCCAAAGCACGGCGCCGCCCGCGACGCACAGCACGCAGCCGCCGGCGACCCAGAGCACGGCGCCGCCGGCGACCCAAAGCACGCAGCCGCCGGCCACCCATAGCACGCAGCCGCCGGTCACCCAGACCACCCAGCCGTCGTGGACACGGGGCAGCGAGCCGTCGAGGACGGAAACCACCGCACCGGGCGCGCAAACCACGCCGCCGAGTGCCCAAACCACCGCGCCGGCGAACGGCCACACCCCGCCGTCCAATCCCGGGGCGCGCCCGGCCCTCAATCCGCCGGCCACCCAGCCCCCTCACCCGCCCTACATTCCGCGTGGAACGTACGTCAGTGCCAACGCGCAAATAGGCGGTCCCGGGGATGTGACTACGGGCTTCAGCATCGTGGGCCACGGCGCGCCACCTCCGCCGCCACCGCGTGGGTTCGGTTGGAACGACGGCCCGGCTCCTGGCCATCCGCCACCCCACTGGGTCGGCCCGCCGCCTCCGGGTGGGTGGGGCGGCCCGCCACCCGCAGGTGGGTGGAACCGCCCGTGGAGCGGGCCGCCGCGTGACGTGGCAGTGGCCCGGGCAGATTTCGGCCCCTTCAACTACAACACCTTCACCGTCCTCCCGGTCTTCAACTGGCAGTTCGGCGGTTGGGGTTACTGGTTCTTCGGTGTGTGGGTCCCGCTTTACTGA
- a CDS encoding DUF732 domain-containing protein, producing the protein MPSPHWLARLTIPIAAGAALLTSAAVATADPADDAYLAQLRTLGFAWQPDHDAALTGMARLICDDLGWGWTYDQIAQHIHSTLDPRNVTFGEVGSMVSLAHSTYCPNQRCWAAHC; encoded by the coding sequence ATGCCCTCACCTCACTGGCTGGCCAGACTGACCATCCCCATTGCGGCTGGCGCTGCCCTGCTTACCAGCGCTGCGGTCGCGACCGCCGATCCCGCCGATGACGCATACCTCGCTCAACTGCGCACCCTCGGCTTCGCCTGGCAGCCGGACCACGACGCCGCCCTGACCGGGATGGCGCGCCTCATCTGCGACGATCTCGGATGGGGTTGGACGTATGACCAGATCGCCCAGCACATCCATTCCACCCTGGACCCCAGAAACGTCACGTTCGGAGAGGTCGGGTCGATGGTGAGCCTCGCACATTCGACCTATTGCCCCAACCAGCGGTGCTGGGCCGCTCACTGCTGA
- a CDS encoding type II toxin-antitoxin system HipA family toxin has protein sequence MASRELQVYLDGTPAGTVTQSSQGTLGFSYDDTYVGAVEPTPLSLSLPIQANRHRDKAIRTYLEGLLPDSEGVRQRWGRQYHASPNNPFALLAHVGRDAAGAVQILPPDVDATDARSRSGDIQWLSEADLADLVEELAVHQNDWDPGRFGGQWSLAGAQPKVALFRDPASGQFGIPRDSTPTTVILKPALVRYAQHHINEALCLHAAREAGLLAAESELMQIGDTQVLVSTRYDRLHDETGWHRVHQEDMCQSLPVHPSLKYQSDGRPGVGDIADLLNRLPIEDRDVNAKRFFKALAYNVLIGGTDAHAKNYSLVLIGSRAQVSPLYDVASAAPYDHHERLGSSMKIGDHWKMLDVTSSDWRKIGRRLGIPGDEGVAWVDELRAELPGAFERAVRSLPSTVEVEAARMAERIVQHVVGTWKPNVDRVVTRANQSMCDLPPDATSTAFV, from the coding sequence ATGGCGAGCAGGGAGCTGCAGGTCTACCTCGACGGGACGCCGGCTGGAACGGTGACTCAATCCAGTCAGGGCACTCTGGGATTCTCCTACGACGACACGTACGTCGGCGCGGTCGAGCCGACCCCGCTGTCGCTGTCGTTACCCATCCAAGCGAATCGGCACCGCGACAAGGCAATTCGGACGTACCTCGAAGGCTTGCTCCCGGATAGTGAAGGCGTGCGACAGCGGTGGGGACGTCAGTACCACGCGTCCCCCAACAATCCCTTCGCCCTGCTTGCTCATGTCGGCCGGGACGCAGCGGGTGCGGTCCAGATACTGCCACCGGACGTCGACGCTACCGACGCGCGGTCTCGAAGCGGCGATATCCAGTGGCTGAGTGAGGCCGATTTGGCGGACCTCGTCGAGGAGCTCGCCGTCCATCAAAACGATTGGGATCCCGGCAGGTTCGGGGGCCAGTGGAGCCTCGCGGGCGCGCAACCGAAGGTCGCATTGTTCCGCGATCCTGCATCCGGACAGTTCGGAATCCCGCGTGACTCCACACCGACAACCGTCATCCTCAAGCCCGCCCTTGTCCGCTACGCACAGCACCACATCAACGAGGCGCTGTGCCTGCATGCCGCTCGTGAGGCTGGTCTGCTCGCCGCTGAATCCGAGCTGATGCAGATCGGTGACACCCAGGTGTTGGTATCGACTCGTTACGACCGTCTCCACGACGAGACGGGATGGCACCGAGTCCACCAAGAGGACATGTGTCAGTCGCTACCGGTACACCCGAGCCTGAAATATCAATCCGATGGCCGGCCCGGGGTCGGCGATATCGCAGATTTGCTGAACAGGCTGCCGATTGAGGACCGAGACGTCAACGCCAAGCGCTTTTTCAAGGCCCTGGCCTACAACGTCCTCATCGGCGGAACGGACGCCCATGCGAAGAACTATTCGCTCGTCCTCATCGGGTCGCGCGCGCAGGTATCGCCTTTGTATGACGTCGCCTCCGCTGCGCCGTACGACCACCATGAGCGCCTTGGGTCCTCGATGAAGATCGGCGATCACTGGAAAATGCTGGACGTCACCAGTTCCGATTGGCGCAAGATTGGACGCCGGCTGGGGATACCAGGGGATGAAGGAGTGGCCTGGGTGGACGAACTCCGGGCCGAGCTCCCCGGCGCGTTCGAACGCGCCGTACGGTCGCTGCCGTCGACTGTCGAGGTTGAGGCGGCGCGGATGGCCGAGCGGATTGTTCAGCATGTGGTCGGTACATGGAAACCTAACGTGGATCGCGTAGTAACGCGGGCCAATCAATCGATGTGTGATCTGCCCCCAGACGCGACATCAACTGCTTTCGTGTGA
- a CDS encoding helix-turn-helix domain-containing protein, producing the protein MQIKTMGDLGVLVRSARTARGMTQADLAAQLKTGRDWVVRLEKGHPRLEAQRVLDALRVLGVNLEATAPEAQSNDRAKRQREAAPEKSESTRTTDPFVALFGTKDA; encoded by the coding sequence ATGCAGATCAAGACGATGGGCGATCTCGGTGTACTCGTTCGTTCCGCACGAACTGCCCGCGGGATGACGCAAGCCGACCTCGCCGCACAACTGAAAACAGGCCGTGACTGGGTCGTTCGCCTCGAGAAGGGGCACCCACGACTCGAGGCGCAACGGGTACTCGATGCACTGCGGGTCCTGGGGGTGAACCTCGAAGCGACTGCGCCCGAGGCTCAATCGAATGATCGCGCCAAACGTCAGCGAGAGGCTGCGCCCGAAAAGTCTGAGTCCACGCGGACGACTGATCCATTCGTCGCGCTGTTCGGAACGAAGGACGCCTGA
- a CDS encoding RES domain-containing protein has translation MLLPPQVIDCPGPRGCGAAAVLPNLQTFRLTRGTPLYRVYDGTWGYDEHNPGLGDTRFAPIDDPTTGRRLPSMYLGETPPTVLLETIFHDVHPSGSNVIYEHHLSEKLLAHVRVPVDATLGDLRDSQLAALGLQRAEIVSSPAEHYPCTRRLAIAALAQSHTAPLQGLIWHSRQAELAGKGPQEVIVLFGERYQSERGSWERFPPGSQNLYQGPGRLLVDEIAVELGAVIETGRP, from the coding sequence ATGCTTCTCCCACCGCAGGTCATCGATTGCCCCGGCCCCCGCGGTTGCGGCGCGGCCGCGGTACTGCCAAATCTGCAGACATTCAGGTTGACGAGGGGTACGCCCCTCTATCGCGTTTATGACGGGACGTGGGGCTACGACGAACACAACCCTGGATTAGGCGACACGCGGTTCGCTCCGATTGACGACCCCACGACCGGGAGAAGGCTGCCGAGCATGTATTTAGGTGAGACGCCGCCCACCGTTTTGCTCGAAACGATCTTCCATGACGTCCATCCATCCGGAAGTAACGTTATCTACGAACACCATTTGAGCGAAAAGCTCCTCGCCCACGTTCGAGTACCGGTTGATGCGACGCTTGGAGACCTTCGCGATTCACAGCTAGCGGCCCTCGGTTTACAACGCGCCGAGATCGTATCGAGTCCAGCGGAGCACTACCCCTGCACACGCCGATTAGCAATCGCAGCCCTTGCGCAGTCGCACACCGCACCGTTGCAGGGACTTATTTGGCACTCCCGACAAGCGGAGCTCGCGGGGAAAGGGCCACAGGAAGTCATCGTCCTATTTGGCGAGCGATATCAATCGGAGCGAGGTAGCTGGGAGCGCTTCCCGCCGGGTTCGCAGAATCTTTACCAGGGTCCAGGTCGACTGCTCGTGGACGAGATCGCCGTCGAGTTGGGCGCAGTAATCGAGACTGGAAGACCTTAG